A genome region from Nocardia sp. NBC_01730 includes the following:
- a CDS encoding AAA family ATPase, whose amino-acid sequence MAIRSRDRVGRLPTATANFVGREPELEKISTLLMGSARLITLTGPGGIGKTRLAAEVVRRFHKATRVPVYWVRLERLAKGSGTAAVEEEIARSVVDTDFSMRSAWESLIDTFTHTDTDTVRRRQQGVLVLDNCEHVLAGVGELITELLDAVPGLTIVATSREPIGWVDEHLVAVPPLSRRHAVTLFRQRAELTGHPIAEPEQIATAVKICRHVHNHPLYIRLSAARLAHQPPAMILRGLTGGADDRRLYWSPGPRSEADPRHHGVRDVVAWSYELCSDKERLLFDRLSVFAAGDDTNPEDSHGADDAAASMGTDLDAIETICSDDTSETDMNSHTGAGLARQEIEGLLERLVNHSLVTVHITPTTVRYSLLESLRVFAQQRLRERSVDEVDEPARLARRHRRHYRDKVVFAAANWFGPAEQDLLDWARAEWDNILTAIETSITTPGEAAVGLEICTGLFALRVPFYTGAFRELRQWTGRCLQATRASTPQPTELQMVAMALIAGIAVHKGEHEDAERMLEDCIAACIPDPDSRRDWRHTPETDIGLPAPAELAWGMELIFAHRNVRAIGVLARAREKFHHLGDHGAEAVSDLWAGFAAGLLGTAQQAHEAARRSLDRANASGASLLISWAELSWAITLTKHGNPTEALEVERRALAYLLPLRDRWGASWAVQFRTWSLAQIITDSIATGKLDRDTLVALATEIAQLSGGTKTQLARLGVHLEKLGPLADESAEAVAIARQVLGPEAFTAEEARGSRLHPEHDEVERLALGTLSIGKTPNNQTSGKDLTSHWQLLTPAEQQVATLAAAGWTNTAIAARRGNSVRTVDAQLTAILNKLIITTRNDIIEHVPRNVIDTVRTEATHVPH is encoded by the coding sequence GTGGCGATCAGGAGTCGGGATCGTGTCGGTAGGCTACCGACAGCCACCGCGAACTTCGTCGGTCGTGAGCCGGAGCTGGAGAAGATCAGTACCCTGCTGATGGGTTCGGCTCGGTTGATCACGTTGACCGGTCCAGGTGGGATCGGCAAGACCCGGTTGGCGGCCGAGGTCGTGCGCCGTTTCCACAAGGCCACCCGCGTGCCGGTCTATTGGGTGCGGCTGGAGCGACTGGCCAAGGGCTCGGGTACAGCAGCGGTGGAAGAGGAGATCGCCCGATCGGTGGTCGACACCGACTTCTCTATGCGATCGGCGTGGGAGTCGCTCATCGACACCTTCACCCACACCGACACCGACACAGTGCGGCGGCGCCAGCAGGGCGTGCTGGTATTAGACAACTGCGAGCACGTTCTCGCCGGTGTCGGTGAGTTGATCACCGAACTGCTCGACGCCGTGCCGGGGCTGACTATTGTGGCGACCAGCCGTGAACCGATCGGATGGGTTGACGAACACCTCGTGGCAGTGCCGCCGCTATCACGCCGGCACGCTGTGACCCTGTTCCGCCAACGCGCCGAGCTGACCGGCCATCCGATCGCCGAGCCCGAGCAGATCGCCACGGCCGTCAAGATTTGCCGCCACGTGCACAATCACCCCCTCTATATCCGGTTGTCGGCTGCGCGGCTGGCGCATCAACCACCGGCGATGATCCTGCGTGGGCTCACCGGAGGAGCTGATGACAGACGACTGTACTGGTCACCCGGTCCCCGCTCCGAGGCCGACCCGCGGCATCACGGGGTCCGCGACGTTGTCGCCTGGTCGTATGAGCTGTGCAGCGATAAAGAGCGGCTGCTGTTCGACCGCCTGTCGGTCTTCGCTGCAGGCGACGACACAAACCCCGAAGACAGTCACGGGGCCGACGATGCTGCTGCCAGCATGGGAACCGACCTGGACGCTATCGAAACCATCTGCAGTGACGACACCAGCGAAACCGATATGAACAGTCACACGGGTGCGGGTCTGGCCAGGCAGGAGATCGAAGGCTTGCTCGAGCGGCTTGTCAACCATTCCTTGGTGACGGTGCACATCACGCCGACGACGGTGCGGTATTCGCTGTTGGAGAGCCTGCGGGTGTTCGCCCAGCAGCGGCTGCGTGAACGCTCCGTCGACGAGGTGGATGAACCGGCCCGGTTGGCCCGGCGACACCGCCGCCACTACCGCGACAAGGTCGTCTTCGCGGCGGCCAACTGGTTCGGTCCCGCCGAACAAGATTTATTGGATTGGGCCCGCGCCGAATGGGACAACATCCTGACCGCAATCGAAACCAGCATCACCACACCGGGCGAAGCCGCCGTCGGTCTGGAAATCTGTACAGGGCTATTCGCCCTCCGAGTACCTTTCTACACCGGCGCATTCCGGGAACTACGACAATGGACCGGACGATGCCTCCAGGCCACCCGGGCATCGACCCCGCAACCCACCGAACTCCAAATGGTGGCGATGGCCCTGATCGCAGGGATCGCCGTGCACAAAGGCGAGCACGAGGACGCCGAACGGATGCTCGAAGACTGTATCGCAGCCTGCATCCCCGACCCAGACAGCAGAAGAGACTGGCGACACACTCCCGAAACAGATATCGGCCTGCCCGCCCCCGCCGAATTGGCGTGGGGCATGGAATTGATTTTCGCCCACCGCAATGTCCGGGCGATCGGCGTCCTTGCTCGGGCCCGAGAAAAGTTCCATCACCTCGGCGACCACGGCGCGGAAGCGGTGAGCGACTTGTGGGCGGGCTTCGCGGCGGGCCTGCTCGGAACAGCGCAACAAGCCCACGAGGCCGCGCGACGTAGCCTCGACCGCGCCAACGCTTCCGGAGCGTCGTTGTTGATCTCCTGGGCCGAGCTGTCTTGGGCGATCACCTTGACCAAACACGGCAATCCCACCGAAGCACTGGAAGTCGAACGGCGGGCGCTGGCATACCTGCTCCCCCTGCGTGACCGGTGGGGCGCGTCGTGGGCGGTGCAGTTCAGAACCTGGTCACTGGCACAGATCATCACCGACTCGATCGCCACCGGAAAACTCGACCGCGATACGCTCGTTGCGTTGGCTACCGAAATTGCCCAACTTAGCGGCGGAACCAAAACCCAACTGGCCAGGCTCGGCGTCCACCTCGAGAAACTGGGTCCCCTCGCCGACGAATCCGCCGAAGCCGTCGCTATTGCCCGCCAGGTACTCGGCCCCGAGGCGTTCACTGCGGAAGAAGCCCGAGGCTCGCGGCTACATCCCGAACACGACGAGGTGGAACGACTCGCACTGGGGACACTGTCCATCGGAAAAACACCGAACAACCAGACCAGCGGAAAAGACCTCACCTCACACTGGCAGCTGCTGACCCCAGCCGAACAGCAGGTCGCCACCCTGGCGGCGGCCGGGTGGACCAATACCGCCATCGCCGCACGCCGAGGAAACTCCGTCAGAACCGTCGACGCACAACTCACCGCGATCCTGAACAAACTGATCATCACCACCCGCAACGACATCATCGAACACGTCCCCCGAAACGTCATCGACACAGTCCGCACCGAAGCCACACACGTGCCGCACTGA
- a CDS encoding type II toxin-antitoxin system Phd/YefM family antitoxin produces the protein MTDYRSVPLTELRDQLGQVINDVAESGRPIIVTRAGKEIAAVVPAALLQSGLLPPAYFDDALRTQTIAELDEKINAHTPEEIAQAREWLRRVKAADRASAAGAA, from the coding sequence ATGACCGACTACCGCAGCGTCCCGCTCACCGAGCTACGTGACCAGCTCGGCCAGGTCATCAACGACGTGGCTGAATCCGGTCGGCCCATCATCGTGACCCGCGCGGGCAAGGAGATCGCCGCCGTGGTCCCGGCCGCACTTCTCCAGTCGGGCCTGCTGCCCCCGGCCTACTTCGACGATGCCCTGCGCACGCAGACCATCGCCGAACTGGACGAGAAGATCAACGCGCACACACCCGAGGAAATCGCCCAGGCCCGCGAGTGGCTACGCCGAGTCAAGGCCGCAGACCGTGCATCTGCGGCGGGCGCCGCGTGA
- a CDS encoding sigma factor-like helix-turn-helix DNA-binding protein, whose amino-acid sequence MLDVQDAFLRWHNTEPGSVEMPSAWLVKVVTNLCLNRLDSARSRRERYVGTRLPEPVLTPDSALGPLETVEQRDTVSFAFLVLAERLTPSERAVLVLREAFGYSHREVAELVELSGIVANPDKLRFLGDQAAWLSHSPEGI is encoded by the coding sequence TTGCTCGACGTTCAAGACGCGTTTCTGCGGTGGCACAACACCGAACCTGGCTCGGTCGAGATGCCGTCGGCGTGGTTGGTCAAGGTCGTGACGAACCTTTGCCTCAACCGGCTCGATTCCGCACGCAGTCGCCGAGAGCGATACGTCGGGACGCGGTTGCCCGAGCCGGTGCTGACGCCGGACAGCGCGTTGGGGCCGCTGGAGACGGTCGAGCAACGCGACACGGTGTCGTTTGCCTTCCTCGTGCTTGCCGAGCGGCTCACCCCGAGCGAACGAGCGGTGTTGGTGCTGCGCGAGGCGTTCGGCTACAGCCATCGTGAGGTGGCCGAGTTGGTTGAGCTGTCGGGGATAGTGGCCAACCCGGACAAGCTCCGCTTCCTCGGCGACCAAGCGGCCTGGTTGTCACATTCACCGGAGGGTATCTGA
- a CDS encoding SDR family oxidoreductase codes for MTTTVLVTGGTGRLGRTLVPQLADAGHGVRVLTRSKREPAAWAWAVGDLHTGRGIAEAVTGAQVIIHLATTSGRGDVAAMRTLLEAAAPGRPHLVYMSIVGIEDVALGYYRAKLACERLIEESGLPWTIQRTTQFHDLITAICDTQRGLPVTMMPSKVSFQPIDVTDVADRLVGIAAASAAGRVPELGGPEVRDAAELARTYLRVIGRRRAVWSIPLPGRAMRDFRAGNHLAREHAVGRTTFDEFVARIARERSSR; via the coding sequence ATGACCACAACAGTTCTGGTCACCGGCGGTACCGGACGGCTCGGACGCACCCTCGTGCCGCAGCTGGCCGACGCCGGCCACGGGGTGCGCGTGCTGACTCGCAGCAAGCGCGAGCCGGCCGCGTGGGCGTGGGCGGTCGGTGATCTGCACACCGGCCGCGGAATCGCCGAGGCGGTCACCGGCGCACAGGTGATCATCCATCTGGCCACGACCAGCGGGCGGGGTGATGTGGCCGCGATGCGCACCCTGCTCGAAGCGGCGGCGCCCGGGAGACCACACCTGGTGTACATGTCGATCGTCGGAATCGAGGACGTCGCACTCGGCTACTATCGCGCGAAGCTGGCCTGCGAGCGACTGATCGAGGAGTCCGGGTTGCCGTGGACGATCCAGCGCACGACGCAGTTCCACGACCTGATCACTGCGATATGCGACACCCAGCGCGGGCTGCCGGTGACGATGATGCCGTCCAAAGTGAGCTTCCAGCCGATTGACGTTACCGACGTCGCCGATCGGCTCGTCGGCATCGCCGCGGCGTCGGCCGCGGGACGGGTGCCTGAGCTCGGCGGACCAGAGGTGCGTGACGCGGCCGAACTGGCCCGCACCTACCTCCGGGTGATCGGACGCCGCCGCGCGGTGTGGTCGATTCCCCTGCCGGGCAGGGCGATGCGAGACTTCCGTGCGGGCAACCATCTCGCCCGGGAGCACGCGGTCGGACGGACCACGTTCGATGAGTTCGTCGCCAGAATCGCGCGCGAGCGGAGCAGCCGATAA
- a CDS encoding WXG100 family type VII secretion target gives MSAEFEFDLDHIDQVTARARGFKEFFADHLDQLERRVQGLVHGGRWTGEAAAAYAEEHRDWMAAARELLDGLWQVEQAAQAARDAYANAMDVNRRMTGDDVGVVAPQSYYTAADACYKLCSL, from the coding sequence ATGTCCGCGGAGTTCGAGTTCGACCTCGATCACATCGACCAGGTGACCGCCCGCGCCCGTGGCTTCAAGGAGTTCTTCGCCGATCATCTCGATCAGTTGGAGCGCCGCGTGCAGGGCTTGGTGCACGGCGGGCGATGGACGGGTGAAGCAGCGGCGGCCTACGCCGAGGAGCATAGGGACTGGATGGCCGCGGCGCGTGAGTTGCTCGACGGGCTGTGGCAGGTGGAGCAGGCGGCACAGGCGGCCCGCGATGCGTACGCGAATGCGATGGACGTGAACCGGCGAATGACGGGGGATGACGTGGGCGTTGTCGCACCACAGTCGTACTACACCGCTGCGGATGCTTGCTACAAGCTGTGCTCGTTGTAG
- a CDS encoding Mu transposase C-terminal domain-containing protein encodes MRGLLDRVQIDHTPADLIVVDDFHRLPIGRPYVTAAIDEATRCVPGMVITLEAPSATSVGLCLAHMAIDKRPWLERLEVEALWPMSGKPAQLYVDNASEFKSEALRRGCEQHGIDIDYRPPGRPHFGGVVERLIGTMMTMLHELPGTTFSNTRERGLYDSGAKAVLTLGELQRWMALSVACYHGQPHEGLGGRTPAGVWAERAAAQGTPRTVTNETAFLIDFLPVIRRSLTRTGFTVDHVQYYADVLRPLIACREHLGRFVLRRDPRDISRIWALHPETGDYLEVPYRTWSRPAISVWEHSAAMARLREQGRAEIDENALFSMVEQMRRITDTATATSRKARRNTERRTKVRARGPAPPDPPPTPPATAAPAAAQPFEVIEQW; translated from the coding sequence GTGCGAGGACTGCTCGACCGGGTCCAGATCGACCACACCCCTGCGGACCTGATCGTCGTCGACGATTTTCACCGGCTGCCGATCGGGCGCCCGTATGTGACCGCGGCGATCGACGAGGCCACCCGGTGCGTCCCCGGAATGGTGATCACCTTGGAAGCACCGTCGGCGACCTCGGTCGGACTGTGCTTGGCGCACATGGCGATCGACAAACGTCCGTGGCTGGAGCGCCTCGAGGTGGAGGCGTTGTGGCCGATGAGCGGCAAACCCGCCCAGTTGTATGTGGACAACGCCTCGGAGTTCAAGAGCGAAGCCCTGCGCCGCGGCTGCGAGCAGCACGGCATCGACATCGACTACCGGCCGCCGGGGCGGCCGCACTTCGGCGGGGTGGTCGAGCGGCTGATCGGCACCATGATGACGATGCTGCACGAGCTGCCCGGCACCACCTTCTCCAACACGCGTGAGCGCGGCCTCTACGACAGCGGCGCGAAAGCCGTTCTCACCCTGGGCGAATTGCAGCGGTGGATGGCCTTGTCGGTGGCCTGCTACCACGGGCAACCACACGAAGGCCTGGGTGGGCGCACCCCGGCCGGGGTGTGGGCGGAGCGGGCCGCCGCCCAGGGCACACCGCGAACGGTGACAAATGAGACGGCGTTCCTGATCGACTTCCTTCCGGTGATCCGCCGGAGCTTGACCCGCACCGGGTTCACTGTCGATCACGTGCAGTACTACGCCGATGTGCTGCGTCCGTTGATCGCCTGCCGTGAGCACCTGGGCCGGTTCGTGTTGCGGCGCGATCCGCGCGATATCTCCCGGATCTGGGCCCTGCACCCCGAGACCGGCGACTACCTGGAAGTGCCGTATCGCACGTGGTCGCGACCGGCGATCAGCGTCTGGGAACACAGTGCCGCGATGGCGCGGCTGCGCGAGCAGGGCCGCGCCGAGATCGACGAGAACGCCCTGTTCTCGATGGTCGAGCAGATGCGCCGCATCACCGATACCGCGACCGCGACCAGCCGCAAGGCCCGACGCAACACCGAGCGCCGCACCAAGGTTCGGGCGCGCGGCCCCGCCCCGCCCGACCCACCACCGACACCGCCGGCTACCGCCGCGCCGGCGGCCGCCCAGCCGTTCGAGGTGATTGAGCAATGGTGA
- a CDS encoding TniB family NTP-binding protein: MVIGEPVDLAHLHPSAHRVAMLPAAERVRHVRADRWIGYTRATDALGQLEQLLAMPSKQRMPNLLLIGPTNNGKSMIIEKFRRDHPPISHTDREEIPVLAVQMPSEPSVLRFYVALLSALGAPVRPRARRLADLEELVLRLCRACGVRMLVIDELHNVLGGRSNVQREFLNLLRFLGNSLRIPLVGVGIVTPTWRSAPTTSSRTGSPHWRCRAGNPGTKRARCWPASRPRSRCGAPRRSRARRWRAIC; the protein is encoded by the coding sequence ATGGTGATCGGCGAGCCGGTCGATCTGGCGCATCTGCATCCCTCGGCGCATCGGGTCGCGATGCTCCCGGCCGCGGAGCGGGTGCGTCATGTGCGCGCGGACCGCTGGATCGGCTACACCCGCGCCACCGACGCCCTCGGCCAGCTCGAGCAGCTGCTGGCGATGCCGTCCAAACAGCGGATGCCGAACCTGCTGCTGATCGGGCCGACGAACAACGGCAAGTCGATGATCATCGAGAAGTTCCGCCGCGACCATCCACCGATCTCCCACACCGACCGCGAGGAGATCCCGGTGCTGGCGGTGCAGATGCCGTCCGAACCCAGCGTGCTCCGCTTCTACGTAGCCCTGCTATCGGCCCTCGGCGCGCCGGTGCGGCCCCGGGCCCGCCGGCTGGCCGATCTCGAAGAGCTCGTATTGCGGCTGTGCCGGGCGTGCGGGGTGCGGATGCTGGTGATCGACGAGCTGCACAACGTGCTCGGCGGACGCAGCAACGTGCAGCGCGAATTTTTGAACCTGCTGCGGTTTCTGGGCAACAGCCTGCGCATCCCGCTGGTCGGGGTCGGCATCGTGACGCCTACCTGGCGATCCGCTCCGACGACCAGCTCGAGAACCGGTTCGCCCCACTGGCGCTGCCGCGCTGGGAACCCGGGGACGAAGCGTGCACGCTGCTGGCCAGCTTCGCGGCCGCGTTCCCGCTGCGGCGCCCCTCGCCGATCGCGAGCCAGGAGATGGCGAGCTATCTGCTGA
- a CDS encoding TniQ family protein, translated as MNAPPRWPLHPAPGELESLSSWLARIAGLYGLPVRELLGPNLGVIAEIPDYLDEDPPPALLPAVAHASGVPLARLKAMTLPGWVPWLFDSFPMPESDGEETFYTYVRQHSVLLAPGEATRFEVTRRRAWRGPWIPETRMTRSCPLCTAEPEPRRAWVWDLPLTVGCTIHRRRLLSREELLGVQLAGSDVVGAPLPEPLATLENYTHQALTTGAVALPGRRIHAGVWFRLLRTLLDELSLSSAALRKGSARTLAQVWETAELTPRAGMSIWQPYERLPWSRQEDLLTAAAVALDLAAHRRLRPGGTLAALLIPPASGQVYPGDEPRRARARWPEIKHLRRPAEFRELIAELERAVRADPNTARQVLGFLVHHDPSPANLDRERKMLIRTSGIPPDFVRTRAETEALLALHGYEPDEIARVLTEFAQQAALSGPHGPAADLFIPEDLVQLRARLEQ; from the coding sequence ATGAACGCCCCACCACGGTGGCCGCTGCACCCGGCGCCCGGTGAGCTGGAGTCGCTCTCGTCGTGGCTGGCGCGCATCGCCGGCCTGTACGGGCTGCCGGTGCGGGAGCTGCTGGGCCCGAATCTCGGTGTGATCGCCGAGATTCCGGACTATCTCGACGAGGACCCACCACCAGCGCTGTTGCCCGCGGTCGCGCACGCCAGCGGTGTGCCGCTCGCGCGGTTGAAGGCGATGACACTTCCCGGGTGGGTGCCGTGGCTGTTCGACAGCTTCCCGATGCCCGAGTCCGACGGTGAGGAAACCTTCTACACCTACGTGCGCCAGCACTCGGTGCTGCTCGCCCCCGGTGAAGCCACCCGATTCGAGGTGACCCGGCGCCGCGCTTGGCGCGGCCCGTGGATCCCCGAAACCCGAATGACCCGGTCGTGCCCGCTGTGCACCGCAGAGCCCGAACCGCGGCGCGCCTGGGTGTGGGACCTGCCGTTGACTGTCGGCTGCACCATCCACCGGCGACGGCTGCTCTCGCGGGAGGAACTGCTCGGAGTGCAGCTGGCCGGATCCGATGTCGTCGGAGCCCCATTGCCCGAACCCCTTGCCACGCTGGAGAACTACACCCACCAGGCCCTGACCACCGGTGCGGTCGCGCTACCGGGCAGGCGCATCCACGCCGGGGTGTGGTTTCGACTGCTGCGCACCCTGCTCGACGAACTGAGCCTGTCCTCGGCCGCCCTGCGCAAAGGGTCTGCCCGCACCCTCGCCCAGGTATGGGAGACCGCCGAGCTGACTCCGCGCGCCGGAATGAGCATATGGCAGCCTTACGAACGGTTGCCGTGGTCACGCCAGGAAGACCTGCTCACCGCGGCCGCCGTCGCCCTGGACCTGGCCGCGCACCGGCGCCTGCGCCCGGGAGGAACCCTCGCAGCGCTACTGATCCCGCCGGCATCCGGGCAGGTCTACCCCGGCGACGAACCGCGCCGGGCCCGCGCCCGGTGGCCCGAGATCAAGCATCTGCGCCGTCCTGCCGAGTTCCGTGAGCTGATCGCCGAGCTTGAGCGCGCGGTGCGCGCCGACCCCAACACCGCCCGCCAGGTGCTGGGCTTCCTGGTCCACCACGATCCGAGCCCGGCCAACCTCGACCGTGAGCGAAAGATGCTGATCCGAACCTCGGGAATACCACCGGATTTCGTGCGGACCCGCGCCGAGACCGAAGCCTTGCTGGCCTTGCACGGGTACGAACCCGACGAGATCGCTCGCGTGCTCACCGAATTCGCCCAGCAGGCCGCACTAAGTGGGCCCCACGGCCCGGCCGCGGATCTATTCATTCCCGAGGATCTGGTGCAGCTACGCGCCCGGCTGGAGCAGTGA
- a CDS encoding recombinase family protein gives MLIGYGRVSTADQNPAHQIDALRRAGVEETNIHIDTASGAKSSRPKLDLVLALARTGDTIVITRLDRLGRSVLHLITLGADLRERGIGLRVVEQGIDTDTAEGRAMFGMLSVLAELQRELIVANTRDGLEAARSRGRKGGRRPKLTSHQIEQAQRLYDEGRHTVAQIAEILGVRRGTLYGHLDPASIGGRPRSGPRAEDSLLQPGA, from the coding sequence ATGTTGATTGGCTACGGGCGGGTCTCGACCGCCGACCAGAATCCCGCCCACCAGATCGACGCGCTGCGCCGCGCCGGGGTGGAGGAAACCAACATCCACATCGACACTGCCTCCGGCGCGAAATCCTCACGGCCGAAGCTCGACCTGGTACTCGCGCTCGCCCGCACTGGCGACACCATCGTGATCACACGGCTGGACCGGCTCGGCCGCTCGGTGCTGCACCTGATCACCCTCGGAGCCGACCTGCGCGAGCGCGGCATCGGCCTGCGGGTCGTGGAGCAGGGCATCGACACCGACACCGCCGAGGGCCGCGCGATGTTCGGCATGCTCAGCGTGCTCGCGGAGTTGCAGCGTGAGTTGATCGTGGCCAACACTCGCGACGGTCTCGAAGCCGCCCGGTCCCGCGGGCGCAAGGGCGGTCGCCGGCCGAAACTCACCAGCCACCAGATCGAGCAGGCCCAGCGCCTCTACGACGAGGGCCGCCACACCGTCGCCCAGATCGCCGAGATCCTCGGCGTCAGACGCGGCACCCTCTACGGCCACCTCGATCCCGCCAGCATCGGCGGCCGCCCCCGATCCGGGCCGCGTGCCGAGGATTCACTGCTCCAGCCGGGCGCGTAG